CTCTACTTCCTGAATCGAATCTCCAACAGCTACTACTCGAGCTCAGTGGCCACCGTTGACGCACCCGCGCTGCGCAAGGGCGGCAAGAAGTTCAAATAAACGCACGGAATCTCTAGCTTTATGAGCTAATTCAAACATTCTATTACTAATACAAACCAATAAATAATACACAGTAAAACTCATCCGGCGGTGTCATTTCCCGCCTCCGAAGTCGCCTCGTTCCCCGCCTCGGAGGTGGACTCGTTCCCCGTTTCAGTGAGGCTCGCAAGGATGTTGTGGTCCACGAAACGCACCagctaaaatattaatattattattaatacaaaataagaataatCTTTGGTGTACTAAAAATGTTCATAGCTCCGTATACCTGAAGTCCCACTTTGCACTTTAATTCCGTGTGCTTCTCCTCGAGCCTGTCCCTCAGAGTTCTGAACCAGTCGGAGATCTCCGTTGTGCAGTTGGGCAGTTCGAAGCCCCTGTAACCAGCCTGCTTCAGTTCCCGATTGCCAGAGTTGAAAGCGACAGCGGCCATTAGGAGCGAGAAAGCCTTTAGCAGGGCGTAGGTTCTGCGAAGTGACCATTCCAGGAGTATCATGTTCTGGCTAATTTGTGGCACCATCTCCCAAGCCTCCCACAGCTGCAAAATAAGTGAAGAGTAACTCGTGCTAAATTTACTCAATCACACTTACGCTGCGATAGATGTACAGGATAATCCGAGAACCGGACAAGACAGCTATTAGAGCGCGAAGCAGGCCGAGAGAGATCATCTTGCCCGTGTCGCTAGCCACAAGAACATGTGGAATTGCGTCCAACAGGTAGATAAAGAAGTACTCCTCGTTGGTGTTGGCCAGCCTGAGACTATTCATCATTTCCACGGTGGCGAAGTGGATCATAGTTGGCTTCAGGGTGTCCGAGTAGTTGAAGGTCTTGTTTAAAAGCTCCAGCCTCTGGTTGCACGACCGTTCCCGGTCGTCATCTGCCAGCAGGAACAAAACCACTGATGCAGAGTAGAGGGCGACAACCTCCTCCAGGCTTAGGTTGCCCTTAAGCAGCTTCAGGAAGCCCTTATACAGCTATCGTTCCCAAAAAGAAATTTCGACTTAAGTTGAATTTAAATCTCGGCATACCAGCATACTACCTTATCCACGTCGCCTTCGTTTTGGGCCTCCACACAAAAACTGTAACGCTGCAGCGGTCGGAGTGAACTCAGGACCTTCACCAAGTGCTCAAAAGTTAGTTCTGGAGCTTTAATATCTGGTAAATCGTTTAATTCGGCATCCAACATTTTGTCAACAAAATCGAACAGCCGGCTAATGTGTGACCAGCTGTAAATAATTGCCCCGAATTTAGTATTTTGGAGAAACTACTTGGAGCTTTTTGGTCACTCATTGGAGCTGGCAAACCATCGAGAAATTCTCAACTAtcgcaataaaatatatttgaaaaaaaaaagaagtttttTTAAGAGCCGTATCTGCATCAATTTACTGCAATTAGCTGCATCGACTTTTTTTGCGtagaaagtatttaaaaaatcacaCTCTAAAAATATGTggtttaataatatatataaaatatatataatagcaTTTGTAACAACTTAATAAATCATGATTTTCAAAGTGGCACTTCGAAAAATAAACGAAGTACTTACCACAATTAAAAAGGGGTTTTAtttcaaagtttaaaattgCTTGTTAGAGAGGAGATAGAAACCGATAGGTTTCAGCAAAGACCCAACCCTTTTCACGGTTGCACGCATTGGGCTTCTCTTTTCGCGTTTCCTTTTCACCACTTCTCGACAGGGTCACACTGAAACACAGCCCGAAACCAAGAGCTACATAAAAGTTTCGTCTATTCGCAgcaaaacagatttttttgttttaatcgTGAGTATAAATCTGCATACGTAGAAATAAGTAAAGTAGGGGAGGCGCGCAACGATATCCACCCGTTTGAAGTAATATTTCGATAGAGAGGACAGAGTCCTTCGCGAGTGAATTTTTTCGTCGAAAGGGGTTATGTACGAACTGCGGGCGTAGCAAGGCGAGGTTAGTCATCGGGTAGCCAGAAGTTCACGCAATAAAACGTTCAGTGGCAGCGGGCCTTTGTTCGACTGTACCCCTGtacattattaaataaaagcgaCAGAAATATGCACACTTTGGACCCCCTCCTGAGGCCCGTTCTCGGTTTCCCTGCCTCCGTTCCCCTCTTCCTCTTTTTCTAGCGTTGAAAATGTGTCGCTTCAAAATGGCGCCGAACCACATGTCTTCGTTATCGCTTCGTCTCACTTCGTCTCGTTCGTGTCATTCGCTTGCTGAATTTCATTTAACAAAGTGGTGCGCGCAGacacaaacaacaaataccTAGTAACCGATTGTGATAGCTGTTAAAAATAGAATTCTGGACTTGGTCTGAATTCTATTTGAGCAAAATTCTAAACGTTCATATTAAGGCCAAAAACGTAAATTccgttaaaaaatattctgcTTTATCCCTCTCCCCGTCTTCGG
Above is a genomic segment from Drosophila kikkawai strain 14028-0561.14 chromosome 3R, DkikHiC1v2, whole genome shotgun sequence containing:
- the LOC108075496 gene encoding uncharacterized protein isoform X1, with the protein product MTKEEGMKGEARTARPRNRQRNAEYKVKFLTLLLCWSHISRLFDFVDKMLDAELNDLPDIKAPELTFEHLVKVLSSLRPLQRYSFCVEAQNEGDVDKLYKGFLKLLKGNLSLEEVVALYSASVVLFLLADDDRERSCNQRLELLNKTFNYSDTLKPTMIHFATVEMMNSLRLANTNEEYFFIYLLDAIPHVLVASDTGKMISLGLLRALIAVLSGSRIILYIYRSLWEAWEMVPQISQNMILLEWSLRRTYALLKAFSLLMAAVAFNSGNRELKQAGYRGFELPNCTTEISDWFRTLRDRLEEKHTELKCKVGLQLVRFVDHNILASLTETGNESTSEAGNEATSEAGNDTAG
- the LOC108075496 gene encoding uncharacterized protein isoform X2, giving the protein MLDAELNDLPDIKAPELTFEHLVKVLSSLRPLQRYSFCVEAQNEGDVDKLYKGFLKLLKGNLSLEEVVALYSASVVLFLLADDDRERSCNQRLELLNKTFNYSDTLKPTMIHFATVEMMNSLRLANTNEEYFFIYLLDAIPHVLVASDTGKMISLGLLRALIAVLSGSRIILYIYRSLWEAWEMVPQISQNMILLEWSLRRTYALLKAFSLLMAAVAFNSGNRELKQAGYRGFELPNCTTEISDWFRTLRDRLEEKHTELKCKVGLQLVRFVDHNILASLTETGNESTSEAGNEATSEAGNDTAG